A window from Streptomyces sp. NBC_00271 encodes these proteins:
- a CDS encoding TetR/AcrR family transcriptional regulator: MSEADTGLRARLIEVGVDLVTTQGAQVLTLREIARRAGVSHGAPRRYFPTHLELLSAIARRGFADLGARATEALADGGASPRAQLTTLGRVYLDFAFTQPGMYELMFRHDLLESGTLGLRETSLPLFGVLVDLVGRARPEADAALVAGALWANLHGIAQLWGWGSLQLATGTTDFVALLDAALDAHLGPEER; the protein is encoded by the coding sequence ATGAGTGAAGCGGACACGGGGCTGCGGGCCCGGTTGATCGAGGTGGGCGTGGACCTGGTGACCACGCAGGGCGCGCAGGTTCTGACCCTGCGGGAGATCGCCCGTCGCGCGGGCGTCTCCCACGGTGCCCCGCGCCGCTACTTCCCGACCCATCTGGAACTGCTCTCCGCCATCGCGCGCCGGGGCTTCGCCGACCTGGGGGCCCGGGCGACGGAGGCGCTGGCCGACGGAGGTGCGAGTCCCCGCGCCCAGCTCACGACGCTGGGGAGGGTCTATCTCGATTTCGCCTTCACTCAGCCCGGGATGTACGAGCTGATGTTCCGTCATGATCTCTTGGAGAGTGGGACATTGGGGCTCCGGGAGACCAGCCTGCCGCTGTTCGGCGTCCTGGTGGACCTGGTCGGCCGGGCACGCCCCGAGGCCGACGCCGCGCTCGTCGCGGGCGCCCTCTGGGCGAACCTGCACGGGATCGCCCAGCTGTGGGGCTGGGGCAGCCTCCAACTCGCCACGGGAACAACCGACTTCGTAGCCCTGTTGGATGCCGCGCTGGACGCGCACCTCGGGCCGGAGGAGCGGTGA